Proteins encoded by one window of Halomonas sp. Bachu 37:
- the secB gene encoding protein-export chaperone SecB encodes MAEDTTPNAGAQAAEGEKPQLKFSLQRIYVKDISFESPNSPSVFQKAFKPKVNLDLNTSSQQVEENLYEVVVKVTAQVTDNESGVTSFLAEIEQAGLFRISGIEGAQLDQTLGAFCPNLLFPYARECVDNLVNRGGFPPLMLAPVNFEAMYAQRKQREAQAQQSGQTQ; translated from the coding sequence ATGGCGGAAGACACCACTCCCAATGCTGGTGCACAAGCTGCAGAAGGCGAAAAGCCGCAACTCAAGTTTTCGCTGCAGCGGATTTACGTCAAGGATATTTCCTTCGAGTCGCCGAATTCGCCGTCGGTGTTCCAGAAGGCCTTCAAGCCCAAGGTCAATCTGGACCTGAACACCTCCAGCCAGCAGGTCGAGGAAAACCTGTATGAAGTAGTGGTCAAGGTGACGGCCCAGGTGACGGACAACGAAAGCGGCGTTACCTCATTCCTGGCGGAAATCGAGCAGGCCGGCCTGTTCCGCATTTCGGGTATCGAAGGCGCGCAACTGGACCAGACGCTGGGTGCTTTCTGTCCCAACCTGCTGTTCCCCTACGCTCGCGAATGCGTGGACAACCTGGTCAATCGCGGTGGTTTCCCCCCGCTGATGCTGGCACCGGTCAATTTCGAAGCCATGTATGCCCAGCGCAAGCAGCGCGAAGCACAGGCTCAGCAGTCCGGGCAGACCCAGTAA
- a CDS encoding 16S rRNA (uracil(1498)-N(3))-methyltransferase: MPRLYVDAAAPLTPDSDVVLPDAPAHHLTRVLRMGEGAPVVLFDGRGREAGGLLVAAGRKEVVVRLASVWDGQPASPLAVHLGQAISKGDRMDYAIQKAVELGVAAITPLYTEHGDVRLKGEREAKKLGHWQAVAISACEQCGRAIVPTVYTPRPLADWLDAREESLRLILHPATQNALQMTYSSADAALLIGPEGGISDREVALAATAGFQPLTLGPRILRTETAPVVALSLLQHYFGDL; encoded by the coding sequence ATGCCGCGTCTCTATGTAGATGCGGCTGCTCCGTTAACGCCCGATAGTGATGTGGTATTGCCCGACGCTCCAGCGCATCATCTGACCCGTGTGTTGCGCATGGGCGAAGGCGCGCCCGTCGTCCTGTTCGACGGGCGCGGCCGGGAAGCGGGCGGGTTATTGGTGGCGGCCGGACGCAAGGAGGTAGTCGTCAGGCTGGCAAGCGTCTGGGATGGCCAGCCGGCGTCGCCCTTGGCAGTACATCTGGGTCAGGCGATCTCCAAGGGGGATCGCATGGATTACGCCATCCAGAAAGCCGTGGAACTGGGAGTGGCCGCGATCACGCCGTTGTATACCGAGCACGGCGACGTTCGTCTCAAGGGTGAACGGGAAGCCAAGAAGCTCGGCCATTGGCAAGCCGTGGCCATCAGCGCCTGCGAGCAGTGCGGGCGGGCCATCGTGCCGACCGTCTACACCCCTCGACCCTTGGCCGACTGGCTCGACGCGCGAGAGGAGAGCCTGCGGCTGATATTGCATCCCGCCACGCAGAATGCGTTGCAAATGACGTATTCATCCGCGGATGCCGCCTTGTTGATTGGCCCCGAAGGGGGCATTTCCGACCGCGAAGTTGCTCTGGCCGCAACCGCCGGCTTCCAGCCGTTGACCCTCGGTCCGCGTATCCTGCGCACCGAGACCGCTCCCGTGGTGGCACTCTCGTTGCTGCAGCACTATTTCGGTGATTTATAG
- a CDS encoding S1 RNA-binding domain-containing protein: MTRESRRAFPATADPGTGTGTGSGTGGLAAAIQPGKVAYLKVTTVNDTGAFLDWGQPKELLLPYSEQRFRPDPGKRVLVMIYEDDQGRPVATMRLDRFLSDDAWALESGEEVGLIVADRTDLGLKVVVNDRYWGLVYQDDVTQPLRRGQMLTGYVKQRREDGRLNISLLPPGSARLDVVGEKILEALRLSGGYLPLGDKSSATEIKTRLGVSKSAFKQAIGRLYKQRLITLEPNAIRLAPLNETD, from the coding sequence ATGACTCGTGAATCTCGCCGCGCTTTTCCCGCTACTGCCGACCCTGGTACGGGCACAGGTACTGGCTCCGGTACTGGCGGGCTTGCCGCCGCGATACAACCCGGCAAGGTGGCCTATCTGAAGGTGACCACCGTGAACGATACGGGAGCCTTCCTGGACTGGGGCCAGCCCAAGGAACTGTTGTTGCCCTATAGCGAACAGCGCTTTCGTCCCGATCCCGGCAAGCGGGTGCTGGTCATGATCTATGAAGACGACCAGGGGCGCCCCGTGGCGACCATGCGTCTGGATCGCTTCCTCTCCGATGACGCCTGGGCTCTGGAAAGCGGCGAGGAAGTCGGCTTGATCGTGGCGGATAGAACGGATCTGGGCTTGAAGGTGGTGGTCAATGACCGCTACTGGGGGCTCGTTTACCAAGATGACGTCACCCAGCCGCTACGCCGTGGACAAATGCTTACCGGTTACGTGAAACAGCGCCGTGAAGACGGAAGGCTGAATATCTCGTTACTTCCTCCGGGGTCTGCGCGACTGGATGTCGTGGGCGAGAAAATACTCGAGGCGCTGCGCCTCAGCGGTGGCTACCTGCCTCTAGGAGACAAGAGTTCTGCCACCGAGATCAAGACGCGGTTGGGCGTGAGCAAGAGCGCGTTCAAGCAGGCGATCGGACGGCTCTACAAGCAGCGCCTGATTACCCTGGAGCCCAATGCCATCCGCCTGGCGCCGCTTAACGAGACGGATTAA
- the gshB gene encoding glutathione synthase, whose amino-acid sequence MSRPSLKIGVVMDTIADLAYKKDTTLAMLWAAQDRGYSLYYMEQEDLFLNAGQAYARMSPLTVYRDPSHWYELGEADARPLAELDVVLMRKDPPVDVDFTNAVHLLGFAEREGVLVVNPTSALLTCNEKLFAQQFPQCCAPTLVASRADVLRTFHAEHGDVIFKPLDGMGGSGIFHIGPDGRNLGAVIEELTLRGRRQIMAQRYLPAIKDGDTRILLVEGEPVPFGLARIPSAGETRGNLAAGGRGVTRELTARDHWLVKQVQPMIREKGLMFVGLDVIGDYITEINVTSPTCVREIDDQRGTDIAGLLMDAIERRLA is encoded by the coding sequence ATGAGCCGACCCAGCCTCAAGATTGGCGTGGTAATGGATACTATCGCCGACCTCGCCTACAAGAAAGATACTACCTTGGCCATGCTGTGGGCCGCCCAGGATCGTGGCTACTCGCTCTATTACATGGAACAGGAAGATCTGTTCCTGAATGCCGGGCAGGCCTATGCTCGCATGTCTCCATTGACCGTCTACCGAGATCCCTCTCACTGGTATGAACTGGGGGAAGCCGATGCCCGGCCGCTGGCGGAGCTGGATGTGGTCCTCATGCGCAAGGACCCGCCGGTGGATGTCGATTTCACCAATGCGGTCCATCTGCTCGGGTTTGCCGAACGCGAAGGCGTTTTGGTGGTCAACCCCACCTCAGCGCTGCTTACCTGCAACGAAAAGTTGTTTGCCCAGCAGTTCCCCCAGTGTTGCGCACCGACCCTGGTGGCTAGCCGGGCGGATGTGTTGCGCACCTTCCACGCGGAACACGGCGATGTGATCTTCAAGCCGCTGGATGGCATGGGCGGTAGCGGAATCTTTCATATAGGTCCGGATGGTCGCAATCTGGGTGCGGTAATCGAAGAGCTGACGTTACGTGGCCGCCGGCAGATCATGGCACAACGCTATCTTCCCGCGATCAAGGATGGCGATACGCGCATTCTTCTGGTGGAAGGAGAACCGGTTCCTTTCGGCCTGGCACGTATACCTTCCGCCGGTGAGACGCGGGGCAACCTTGCCGCAGGAGGACGCGGCGTCACTCGTGAATTGACTGCCCGCGATCACTGGCTGGTCAAGCAGGTACAGCCGATGATTCGTGAAAAAGGCCTGATGTTCGTCGGTCTGGATGTCATCGGTGACTACATCACCGAAATCAACGTCACCAGTCCCACCTGCGTACGTGAAATCGATGACCAGCGCGGCACCGATATTGCCGGCCTGCTCATGGATGCCATAGAACGGCGTCTCGCCTAA
- a CDS encoding VOC family protein — MSVSDPFHLAVQVRDIDEARRFYGDFLGCPEGRSSESWVDFNLYGHQFVCHLNPALMEAPAASHKNPVDGHGVPVPHFGVVLEMPAWEALAQKLRDNDVAFEIAPYIRFKGEPGEQATMFFYDPSGNALEFKAFKNRDEQLFKKG; from the coding sequence ATGAGCGTATCCGATCCATTTCATCTTGCTGTGCAAGTACGTGATATCGATGAAGCCCGTCGTTTCTATGGGGATTTCCTCGGCTGCCCGGAAGGCCGTTCCTCGGAAAGCTGGGTGGATTTCAATCTTTATGGGCACCAGTTCGTCTGTCACTTGAACCCCGCGCTGATGGAGGCGCCCGCCGCGAGCCACAAGAATCCCGTCGACGGCCATGGCGTTCCGGTGCCTCATTTTGGTGTGGTGCTGGAAATGCCCGCCTGGGAAGCGCTTGCGCAAAAGCTGCGCGACAACGATGTGGCCTTCGAGATAGCGCCCTACATACGCTTCAAGGGTGAGCCCGGCGAGCAGGCCACCATGTTCTTCTACGATCCCTCGGGCAATGCTCTGGAGTTCAAGGCATTCAAGAACCGTGACGAGCAGTTGTTCAAGAAAGGTTGA
- the gpmI gene encoding 2,3-bisphosphoglycerate-independent phosphoglycerate mutase, with translation MDTSLPKRPVALIILDGYGHNPDSANNAVAAARKPNMDRLWAERPHALVHTDGRHVGLPEGQMGNSEVGHMNLGAGRIVYQDFTRITKAIEDGDLDVNEALVGAIDAAVAKGGAVHLLGLLSPGGVHSHEDHFIAVAELAARRGAQRIFIHAFLDGRDTAPRSARHSLERANARLAELVGADNGYIASVIGRFYAMDRDNRWERVEQAYRLLTEGEGDFQALSAETALSDAYERNETDEFVSATSIRPYEQPTPIADGDAAIFMNFRADRARELTRAFVESDFSGFTRKVRPALAGKGLVMMTQYAADIPAPIAFPPSDLTDTLGEVMEKRGLTQLRIAETEKYPHVTFFFSGGREDEFEGETRILLPSPKDVRTYDEKPEMSAFEVTDKLVEAIEGGGFDLIVCNYANGDMVGHSGDFDAAVKAIETVDTCVGRVVEAIERAGGACLVTADHGNAEMMVNPETGAPQTAHTTFQVPLIYVGTRDATLEDGRLCDLAPTLLEIMEQPIPEAMSGKSLIHMQ, from the coding sequence ATGGATACTTCCCTTCCCAAACGCCCCGTGGCACTGATCATTCTCGATGGTTACGGCCATAATCCGGACTCGGCGAACAATGCCGTGGCCGCTGCGCGCAAGCCCAACATGGACCGCTTGTGGGCCGAGCGTCCCCACGCGCTGGTGCATACCGACGGCCGCCATGTGGGGCTCCCGGAAGGACAAATGGGCAACTCGGAAGTCGGTCACATGAACCTGGGTGCCGGCCGTATCGTCTATCAGGACTTCACGCGCATTACCAAGGCGATAGAAGACGGCGACCTGGACGTCAACGAAGCCCTCGTCGGCGCGATCGACGCTGCCGTGGCCAAGGGCGGGGCCGTGCATCTGCTGGGGCTGCTGTCGCCCGGTGGCGTTCACAGTCATGAAGATCATTTTATCGCCGTGGCCGAGCTCGCCGCGCGTCGCGGCGCGCAGCGCATCTTCATTCATGCCTTCCTCGATGGCCGGGATACCGCGCCCCGAAGCGCTCGCCACTCCCTTGAACGTGCCAACGCGCGCCTGGCGGAGCTGGTCGGGGCGGACAACGGCTACATCGCCTCCGTCATCGGGCGGTTCTATGCCATGGATCGCGATAACCGCTGGGAGCGGGTGGAGCAGGCCTATCGCCTGCTGACCGAAGGCGAAGGGGATTTCCAGGCGCTGAGTGCCGAAACCGCGCTGAGCGACGCCTACGAACGCAATGAAACCGACGAGTTCGTCTCGGCCACCAGTATTCGTCCCTATGAGCAGCCGACACCGATCGCGGATGGCGATGCCGCCATCTTCATGAATTTTCGTGCCGACCGGGCCCGTGAGCTCACCCGCGCCTTCGTCGAATCCGATTTTTCCGGCTTTACTCGCAAGGTTCGCCCGGCCCTGGCCGGCAAGGGGTTGGTGATGATGACGCAATACGCCGCCGACATTCCCGCCCCGATCGCCTTTCCTCCCAGCGACCTCACCGACACCCTGGGCGAAGTGATGGAAAAACGCGGGCTCACCCAGCTACGCATCGCCGAAACCGAAAAGTACCCCCATGTGACGTTTTTCTTCTCCGGGGGACGTGAAGATGAGTTCGAAGGGGAGACACGTATTCTGTTGCCCTCGCCGAAAGACGTGCGCACCTACGATGAAAAGCCCGAGATGAGTGCGTTCGAGGTGACCGACAAGCTGGTTGAAGCCATCGAAGGCGGCGGGTTCGACCTGATCGTGTGCAACTACGCCAACGGTGACATGGTTGGCCATAGCGGCGACTTCGACGCTGCCGTCAAGGCCATTGAAACCGTCGATACCTGCGTGGGCCGGGTCGTCGAGGCCATCGAACGTGCGGGTGGCGCCTGCCTGGTCACCGCCGACCACGGCAATGCCGAAATGATGGTGAATCCCGAAACCGGTGCACCGCAAACCGCGCACACCACGTTCCAGGTGCCGTTGATTTATGTCGGCACTCGCGATGCCACCCTTGAAGATGGCCGGCTTTGCGACCTGGCGCCCACGCTGCTGGAGATCATGGAACAACCCATACCGGAAGCTATGAGTGGGAAATCGCTGATCCACATGCAGTGA
- a CDS encoding rhodanese-like domain-containing protein produces MIDQLLEFVQNHPLLVGAFLVVLAAWVAYEVRTGAVNAVTSSQATQLINREDAVIVDIREAKEFKTGHIAGARNIPQSNLDSRMNELDKYKTHPVIIVCKHGQSAGAAQAKLAKAGFERVQKLKGGMAQWQADGLPVVRK; encoded by the coding sequence ATGATCGATCAGCTGCTCGAATTCGTACAAAATCACCCGCTGCTGGTGGGTGCCTTCCTGGTGGTATTGGCCGCTTGGGTGGCGTATGAGGTCCGCACCGGCGCGGTAAACGCCGTGACTTCCTCCCAGGCCACGCAACTGATCAACCGCGAGGACGCGGTAATCGTCGACATCCGCGAAGCCAAGGAGTTCAAGACCGGCCATATCGCCGGTGCTCGCAACATTCCCCAGAGCAATCTGGATAGCCGAATGAACGAGCTGGACAAGTACAAGACTCACCCCGTCATCATTGTTTGCAAGCACGGGCAGAGCGCGGGAGCCGCCCAGGCCAAGCTGGCCAAGGCCGGCTTCGAGCGTGTCCAAAAACTCAAAGGTGGCATGGCGCAGTGGCAAGCCGACGGGTTGCCCGTCGTCAGGAAGTAG